The genomic stretch CCTCATAAATTAGATTTCCCATCCTCACCTCACCTAAGCGATTGATTATCCGTTTAATCAGCTTAATCACGCTTATTGTTTTTTTAATTAAACTGATTTAGCAGATTAACCAAGTTAAAAAAGAACATTGATGACTTTGGAAACTTTGCTGGTTTCGAACATCCGAATCAAAAATAGAATTGCTTTAATAAACCAGCCCGGATTCCGGACGATTTTTGCAAGAGCTTCGATCTGCTCATCCTTTTCGGCAATTTTTTTCTTCTGTTCCTCGGGGTTAAGCCCGGCGAGTTCATTGGCAAATTTCCACGCTTCGTCCCGTGCCTTCCGAATGCTGAATCTCATAATGGCTTCGTCTGTCCGGCCGCCTATTTTATCGATCAAATTAAATCCAGGCGAAAGGGCGTCGATTTTGTCCTGCACCACATCCAGTAAATCGGACAAAATTTTGTTGATCGCCATGAAATCATTTTTGAGTTCCTGCAAACTCTCACCCGGTCTCGTTTCAACGGCGGCGATGCCAAGATCGAGATTAATGTGAGCGTTGATTCCCATGAGCAGATGCTGCAGAATCAAGAGATTCCATTTCTTAGTGGATTGAAATGCGATGAGCCAGCTTTTGGTTGGTTGGATGTCGTTTTGGTACTGTTCCAGCGCTGCGAGATAGCGGTTGGCGAAGATGACATCGAGACGTTCCATGCGTTCGCCATCCTCGAATTCACCGGCAGCGATGCCGTCGCGCACCCGAACCGTTACTTTGCGATACAGCGCAGCGAAATATCCGATGCGGCTGTTGTCTTCGCGGGCTTGGTCAATGATGTCGTCTATGCGCGCAACGACCTCATCGATTGTAGTCGGAAGATTAGTTTTTGGGGGATCGGCTGCGGACATTTTAGCTCTTCAGAATTGCCCAAACCAGACAGACCCAGCCGCCGAGAAAAGCAACGCCACCTAATGGCGTAATTGCGCCCAGCCAGCGTAGACCTGTTAAACTCAGAATGTAAAGACTTCCGGAGAAAATAACCGTACCGATGATAAAAAGCCAGCCACTCATGTTTGTCAATGAGCCCGGCCAGCGAGTGCAGGCCCAGGCTACAGCTAAAAGCGCGAGGGCGTGATACATGTGGTAGCGCACGCCGACTTCAAAGATGTTGAACATTTCGGTAGACAGGCGGGTTTTCAAACCATGGGCGGCAAAAGCCCCAAGAGTGACGCCCAAAAATGCCGAGATGGCGCCGCTTAAAAAGAAGATTCTCTCCAAGTTTTCCTCCCTCGCTGTTTTTTGACTTTTACAAGACTTTTGTAAATGAAATTTTTGTAACCATTGGTCGAATACGTATCACTCTCTGCTGAGCCAGTATCCTTCTTCTCTCTTCTGATGCGCAAGAGCCGTAATCCAAATCTTTTTGTCGGTGTCCAACTGGTAAATTATTGAGTAGGGGAATCTATGCAACAGAAACTTGCGATGAGTCTCATCGAACTTTGACCAGCTCTGGGGGTGTTGCTGAATCATCTCAACCGCTCTCTCAACTTCGCGTCGAAACTTTTCAGCAATTGATCGATTCCTGTGAAAATACCCATCAAAAGCATCCCTTTATTCCTCGACCGCCCCCGGGTGAAAAACAATATTAACCATTATTTTTGGTTATCGTTAACCCGCTTCTTCACGTCCCCCCAGCTT from candidate division KSB1 bacterium encodes the following:
- a CDS encoding DUF423 domain-containing protein: MERIFFLSGAISAFLGVTLGAFAAHGLKTRLSTEMFNIFEVGVRYHMYHALALLAVAWACTRWPGSLTNMSGWLFIIGTVIFSGSLYILSLTGLRWLGAITPLGGVAFLGGWVCLVWAILKS
- a CDS encoding type II toxin-antitoxin system RelE/ParE family toxin yields the protein MAEKFRREVERAVEMIQQHPQSWSKFDETHRKFLLHRFPYSIIYQLDTDKKIWITALAHQKREEGYWLSRE